The following are encoded together in the Serratia odorifera genome:
- the rlmD gene encoding 23S rRNA (uracil(1939)-C(5))-methyltransferase RlmD: MAQFYSPKRRVTTRQSPQILTVTVDDLDPFGQGVARHNGKAVFVAGVLPGEQAEIQLTEDKRQFAKGKLKRLLTRSPQRVEPQCPHFGVCGGCQQQHADAALQQQSKVAALGRMIERETGVRVPPEPVIAGPQYGYRRRARLGLAWQPRRQSLTMGFRQAASNDLVPISHCPVLAPALERLLQPLHACLSSLQAANRLGHAELVLADNGPLLVLRHLDALKPADRQALLAFAEQHTLAVFLAANSERLEKLCGETPYYQVDGLRLDFSPRDFIQVNDAVNQQMVAQALEWLELQPNDRVLDLFCGMGNFTLPLARRAKAVVGIEGVATLVANGQYNAHKNLLNNASFFHENLEDDVERQPWAAQGFDKVMLDPARAGAAGVMSHIVKLAPERVVYVSCNPSTLARDSKVLLAAGYRLARVRMLDMFPHTGHLESMALFINDTASGAAAK; encoded by the coding sequence ATGGCGCAATTCTACTCTCCCAAACGCCGCGTGACGACCCGGCAAAGTCCACAAATATTGACCGTTACCGTGGACGATCTCGATCCCTTTGGCCAGGGCGTGGCGCGTCACAACGGCAAGGCGGTATTTGTCGCCGGGGTACTGCCGGGCGAACAGGCGGAAATTCAGCTGACGGAAGATAAGCGTCAGTTCGCCAAAGGCAAGCTGAAACGCCTGCTGACGCGCAGCCCGCAGCGGGTTGAGCCGCAGTGTCCGCATTTTGGCGTGTGCGGCGGTTGCCAGCAGCAGCACGCCGATGCGGCGTTGCAGCAGCAGAGCAAGGTGGCGGCGCTGGGGCGGATGATCGAACGGGAAACCGGCGTCAGAGTGCCGCCGGAACCGGTGATTGCCGGGCCGCAGTATGGTTATCGGCGCCGTGCACGTCTGGGGCTGGCCTGGCAACCCCGGCGACAGTCGTTGACGATGGGGTTCCGCCAGGCGGCATCCAACGATCTGGTGCCCATCAGCCACTGTCCGGTGCTGGCACCAGCGCTGGAGCGGCTGCTGCAACCGCTGCACGCCTGCCTGAGCAGCCTGCAAGCCGCCAATCGCCTGGGCCATGCGGAGCTGGTGCTGGCGGACAACGGCCCGCTTCTGGTGCTGCGCCATCTTGACGCGCTGAAACCGGCCGATCGCCAGGCGCTGCTGGCGTTTGCCGAGCAGCATACGCTAGCAGTTTTTCTGGCGGCCAACAGCGAACGGCTGGAAAAACTGTGCGGTGAAACGCCGTATTATCAGGTTGACGGACTACGCTTAGACTTCAGTCCGCGTGACTTCATTCAGGTCAATGACGCGGTAAACCAGCAAATGGTGGCTCAGGCCCTTGAATGGCTCGAGCTACAACCCAATGATCGTGTATTGGATCTGTTCTGCGGCATGGGCAACTTTACCCTGCCGCTGGCCCGGCGCGCCAAAGCGGTGGTGGGCATCGAAGGTGTTGCCACGCTGGTAGCGAATGGGCAATATAATGCACATAAGAATTTGCTGAATAATGCGTCTTTCTTCCATGAGAATCTGGAAGATGACGTTGAGCGGCAGCCTTGGGCAGCACAGGGATTTGATAAAGTGATGCTGGATCCTGCCCGCGCGGGTGCGGCTGGTGTGATGTCACATATTGTAAAACTGGCGCCAGAGCGAGTGGTTTACGTTTCCTGTAATCCCAGCACGCTGGCACGCGACAGCAAGGTATTGCTGGCCGCCGGTTATCGTCTTGCGCGTGTGCGAATGTTGGATATGTTCCCGCACACGGGGCATCTTGAATCAATGGCGCTGTTTATAAACGACACGGCGTCAGGGGCCGCTGCAAAGTAG